A DNA window from Streptomyces asoensis contains the following coding sequences:
- a CDS encoding MerR family transcriptional regulator — protein sequence MTIETEEPALTVDELAARAGVTVRTVRFYGTKGLLPPPVIGPRRVGHYGAGHLARLALIEELRRQGLTLAAIERYLDRLPPGLDAHDLAVHRAVVASWAPDAVETVGREELGRRAGRPLGPQDVDRLTAMGVLEVADGDADGAGEGDEGGEGVYRVDAGLLRLGVRLLDVPLSPEAIRAARTVLLDHARAAAHELSRMLREEVPQGDAQAVRSLSAHMQPLVVQALLTAFQRSLTDELREWLGEPPADGSR from the coding sequence ATGACGATCGAGACCGAGGAGCCGGCCCTCACGGTCGACGAGCTCGCCGCCCGCGCGGGCGTCACGGTACGGACGGTGCGCTTCTACGGGACCAAGGGGCTGCTGCCTCCGCCGGTGATCGGCCCGCGCCGGGTGGGCCACTACGGCGCGGGGCATCTCGCGCGCCTGGCGCTGATCGAGGAGCTGCGGCGGCAGGGCCTGACGCTGGCGGCGATCGAACGCTATCTGGACCGGCTGCCGCCCGGACTCGACGCGCACGACCTCGCCGTGCACCGCGCGGTGGTGGCCTCGTGGGCGCCGGACGCCGTGGAGACGGTGGGGCGTGAGGAACTCGGGCGGCGGGCGGGGCGGCCGCTGGGCCCGCAGGACGTGGACCGCCTCACCGCGATGGGCGTGCTGGAGGTGGCCGACGGGGACGCGGACGGAGCCGGAGAGGGCGACGAAGGCGGCGAAGGCGTCTACCGGGTCGACGCCGGGCTGCTGAGGCTGGGCGTGCGGCTCCTCGACGTGCCGTTGTCGCCGGAGGCGATCCGCGCCGCCCGGACGGTTCTCCTCGACCACGCGCGCGCCGCGGCCCACGAGTTGTCGCGGATGCTGCGCGAGGAGGTGCCGCAGGGCGACGCGCAGGCGGTCAGGTCGTTGTCGGCGCACATGCAGCCCCTGGTCGTCCAGGCGCTGCTGACGGCGTTCCAGCGGTCGCTGACGGACGAGCTGCGGGAGTGGCTCGGGGAGCCGCCCGCGGACGGCTCCCGCTGA
- a CDS encoding saccharopine dehydrogenase family protein produces the protein MSRLKRADRPYDIVLFGATGFVGVLTAEYLAAHAPSGLRWAIAGRSREKLERLRERLGVDVGVLSADVSDPASLRALAEHARVVATTVGPYVSYGEELVAACADTGADYLDLTGEPEFVDLMYVRHDARARETGARLVHACGFDSVPHDLGVYFTVRRLPEGVPLTVDGFVTAGATFSGGTFASALGQFARGRQMVAAARERGRHEPRLMGRRATAQVGAPRFAPEVGAWALPLPTIDAQVVLRSARELARYGPDFRYRHYAAVRRLPVALGGVAAVGTLVAAAQVPPARRWLSGRLSPGQGPSAERRARSWFSVRFVGEGGGRRVYTEVSGGDPGYDETAKMFAEAALALACDDLPPTAGQVTTAVAMGDTLTERLTRAGIRFRVAAHR, from the coding sequence ATGAGCAGGCTGAAAAGGGCGGACCGTCCGTACGACATCGTGCTCTTCGGGGCGACCGGCTTCGTGGGGGTGCTCACGGCGGAGTACCTCGCCGCCCACGCGCCCTCCGGGCTGCGCTGGGCGATCGCCGGCCGCAGCCGGGAGAAGCTGGAGCGGCTGCGCGAGCGGCTCGGCGTCGATGTCGGCGTGCTGAGCGCCGACGTCTCGGACCCGGCGTCCCTGCGCGCGCTCGCGGAGCACGCACGCGTGGTCGCCACGACCGTGGGCCCCTACGTGTCGTACGGCGAGGAGCTCGTGGCGGCCTGCGCGGACACCGGCGCCGACTACCTCGACCTCACCGGCGAGCCGGAGTTCGTGGATCTGATGTACGTCCGGCACGACGCACGCGCGCGTGAGACGGGCGCGCGGCTGGTCCACGCGTGCGGCTTCGACTCGGTGCCGCACGATCTGGGCGTGTACTTCACCGTCCGCCGGCTCCCCGAGGGCGTGCCGCTCACGGTGGACGGCTTCGTGACCGCCGGCGCCACCTTCTCGGGCGGCACCTTCGCCTCCGCGCTGGGCCAGTTCGCGCGCGGGCGGCAGATGGTCGCCGCCGCGCGGGAGCGGGGCCGGCACGAGCCGCGCCTGATGGGCCGCCGGGCCACCGCGCAGGTCGGCGCGCCCCGGTTCGCGCCGGAGGTCGGCGCCTGGGCCCTGCCCCTGCCGACCATCGACGCGCAGGTCGTGCTGCGCTCGGCGAGGGAGCTGGCGCGCTACGGGCCCGATTTCCGCTACCGGCACTACGCGGCCGTGCGGCGGCTGCCCGTCGCCCTGGGCGGGGTCGCGGCGGTCGGAACGCTCGTCGCGGCGGCTCAGGTGCCGCCCGCGCGGCGCTGGCTGTCCGGCCGGCTCAGCCCCGGTCAGGGCCCGAGCGCCGAGAGGCGGGCGCGGAGCTGGTTCTCGGTGCGGTTCGTCGGCGAGGGCGGCGGCCGGCGGGTGTACACCGAGGTGTCGGGAGGCGACCCGGGCTACGACGAGACGGCGAAGATGTTCGCGGAGGCGGCGCTGGCACTGGCCTGCGACGATCTCCCGCCGACCGCGGGCCAGGTGACGACGGCCGTGGCGATGGGCGACACGCTGACCGAACGGCTCACCCGGGCGGGCATCCGCTTCCGGGTGGCGGCACACCGCTGA
- the mmpA gene encoding morphogenic membrane protein MmpA, producing MTTHRAPKPLADPNRPVERAVNAALVLAVLAGLGWIVGMIYTLVQWPL from the coding sequence ATGACGACGCACCGTGCTCCCAAGCCCCTCGCCGACCCGAACCGCCCCGTCGAGCGAGCCGTGAACGCCGCGCTGGTCCTGGCCGTCCTGGCCGGACTCGGCTGGATCGTCGGGATGATCTACACGCTCGTCCAGTGGCCGCTCTGA
- a CDS encoding endonuclease V: protein MTTVEIPAGWPATEEAARAVQDELRARVVLGEPGPPPGTGHVTGVDVAYDDERDLVAAAAVVLDAASLEVVAEATAVGRISFPYVPGLLAFREIPTVLAALEALPHPPGLVVCDGYGLAHPRRFGLASHLGVLTGLPTVGVAKNPFAFTYDDPDAPRGSAAPLLAGDDEVGRALRTRAGVKPVFVSVGHRVTLDGACAHTLALTPRFRLPETTRRADALCRRALREAKDHASPAVARPVT, encoded by the coding sequence ATGACGACCGTAGAGATTCCGGCGGGCTGGCCCGCGACCGAGGAAGCGGCCCGCGCCGTCCAGGACGAGCTGCGGGCCCGGGTGGTGCTCGGCGAACCGGGTCCACCGCCTGGCACGGGCCACGTCACGGGGGTCGACGTCGCCTACGACGACGAGCGCGACCTCGTCGCCGCCGCGGCCGTCGTGCTGGACGCGGCGAGCCTCGAGGTCGTCGCCGAGGCCACGGCCGTGGGCCGGATCTCCTTCCCGTACGTGCCCGGCCTGCTCGCGTTCCGCGAGATTCCCACGGTGCTCGCCGCCCTGGAGGCCCTGCCCCACCCGCCGGGCCTGGTCGTCTGCGACGGCTACGGCCTGGCCCACCCGCGCCGGTTCGGCCTCGCCAGCCACCTCGGCGTGCTCACCGGTCTGCCCACCGTCGGCGTCGCCAAGAACCCGTTCGCCTTCACCTACGACGACCCGGACGCCCCGCGCGGGTCGGCGGCCCCGCTGCTGGCCGGCGACGACGAGGTCGGGCGGGCCCTGCGCACCCGGGCGGGGGTGAAGCCGGTCTTCGTCTCGGTCGGCCACCGCGTCACCCTGGACGGGGCCTGCGCCCACACCCTCGCCCTCACCCCGCGGTTCCGCCTCCCGGAGACGACCCGCAGGGCGGACGCGCTGTGCCGGCGGGCCCTGCGGGAGGCGAAGGACCACGCCTCACCCGCGGTGGCCCGGCCCGTCACCTGA
- a CDS encoding M1 family metallopeptidase has protein sequence MHRRIIAPGALAAASVLLAIPASAASASPGAPGIGDPYYPAYGNGGYDVSHYDLRLKYQPATDELEGTATILARTTQDLSRFDLDFLLDVSEVRVDGAKAAFTTSGEHELEITPATPLAKGAAVTVVVRYRGIPSSKQAYGFTSWHRTPDGGVGANEPESAWWWFPSNDHPLDKATYDVSVLVPDGSQAISNGTLQSTSSRLGWTRWNWRSAKPQATYLATLAVGRFDVTTGTSESGIPVVNAYSKDLGGNAGAARASVERTGEIADWLSGYFGPYPFDALGGYVPNTTTGYALETQTRPFYSPRQFANGSNVSVVVHELAHQWYGDDVSVAGWKDIWLNEGFARYAQWLWSEHEDEGTARELADYVYASHPADDAFWTVRPGDPGAANQFDIAVYDRGALAVQALREEIGDDAFFAVLKGWPRERAYGNASVADFRAYAERISGRQLGALFDTWLFQPVKPAAPAARTSFAKASAAPVQPKSWKKIAATNGVHAH, from the coding sequence GTGCACCGCAGAATCATCGCGCCGGGCGCACTCGCTGCCGCGTCCGTCCTGCTGGCGATCCCGGCATCGGCCGCGAGCGCCTCCCCCGGCGCCCCGGGTATCGGCGACCCCTACTACCCGGCGTACGGCAACGGCGGATACGACGTCTCCCACTACGACCTGCGGCTGAAGTACCAGCCGGCCACGGACGAGCTGGAGGGGACGGCGACGATCCTGGCGCGGACCACGCAGGACCTGTCCCGGTTCGACCTGGACTTCCTGCTGGACGTGAGCGAGGTGCGCGTCGACGGCGCCAAGGCGGCGTTCACGACCTCGGGCGAGCACGAGCTGGAGATCACCCCCGCAACGCCGCTGGCCAAGGGGGCGGCGGTGACGGTGGTGGTGCGCTACCGCGGGATCCCCTCCTCGAAGCAGGCGTACGGCTTCACCAGCTGGCACCGCACCCCGGACGGCGGGGTCGGCGCCAACGAGCCCGAGTCGGCCTGGTGGTGGTTCCCCAGCAACGACCACCCGCTCGACAAGGCCACCTACGACGTCTCGGTGCTGGTGCCCGACGGCTCCCAGGCCATCTCCAACGGCACGCTCCAGTCGACGAGTTCACGGCTCGGCTGGACCCGCTGGAACTGGCGTTCCGCCAAGCCCCAGGCGACCTACCTGGCCACGCTCGCCGTCGGGAGGTTCGACGTCACCACCGGCACGAGCGAGAGCGGCATCCCGGTCGTCAACGCGTACAGCAAGGACCTGGGCGGCAACGCCGGGGCGGCGCGGGCGAGCGTGGAGCGCACCGGGGAGATCGCCGACTGGCTGAGCGGGTACTTCGGGCCCTATCCCTTCGACGCGCTCGGCGGGTACGTGCCGAACACGACCACCGGGTACGCGCTCGAGACGCAGACCCGGCCCTTCTACAGCCCCCGGCAGTTCGCGAACGGCTCCAACGTCTCCGTGGTCGTGCACGAGCTGGCCCACCAGTGGTACGGCGACGACGTGTCCGTGGCCGGGTGGAAGGACATCTGGCTCAACGAGGGCTTCGCCCGGTACGCGCAGTGGCTGTGGTCCGAGCACGAGGACGAGGGGACGGCGCGGGAACTCGCGGACTACGTCTACGCCTCGCATCCGGCGGACGACGCCTTCTGGACCGTGCGGCCGGGCGACCCGGGCGCGGCGAACCAGTTCGACATCGCCGTCTACGACCGAGGCGCGCTGGCCGTCCAGGCGCTGCGCGAGGAGATCGGCGACGACGCGTTCTTCGCGGTGCTGAAGGGCTGGCCGCGCGAGCGCGCGTACGGCAACGCGAGTGTCGCCGACTTCCGGGCGTACGCCGAGCGGATCTCCGGCAGGCAGCTGGGCGCCCTGTTCGACACCTGGCTGTTCCAGCCCGTCAAGCCGGCCGCGCCGGCGGCGCGTACCTCCTTCGCGAAGGCGTCGGCGGCTCCCGTGCAGCCGAAGTCCTGGAAGAAGATCGCGGCGACGAACGGTGTGCACGCGCACTGA
- a CDS encoding PfkB family carbohydrate kinase gives MHADSGNHDSSAGAGTAAGRSGDPGAFDVLVLGGAGVDTIVHVPELPLPYADSYMIDGGIRARAGQTGDFVALGLAALGLDVHHLDFLGDDPEGDLVRALHRDKGIALTTVPQPAGTKRAVNLVGPDGRRLSLYDNSRGRPDDRFPADTLRALAAASRHAHVSITHPCAEALPVLREAGVGISTDLHNWDGENPYHEAFAREADVVFVSVAALADPEATMRRIAERGRAEVVVATAGAKGAQLLADGEITHVPAAVPPGPVVDSNGAGDAFAAAFLFGRLSGEPPLRCAGFGALAGAYACTVPATQSAALPRDALLARAAASGR, from the coding sequence ATGCACGCCGACAGCGGGAACCACGACAGCTCCGCAGGGGCCGGGACGGCGGCCGGACGTTCCGGCGACCCCGGAGCCTTCGACGTCCTCGTCCTGGGCGGGGCGGGCGTGGACACGATCGTCCACGTGCCGGAGCTGCCTCTCCCGTACGCAGACAGCTACATGATCGACGGCGGGATCCGCGCCCGCGCCGGACAGACCGGCGACTTCGTCGCCCTGGGCCTGGCCGCCCTGGGCCTGGACGTCCATCACCTCGACTTCCTGGGCGACGACCCCGAAGGGGACCTGGTCCGCGCCCTGCACCGGGACAAGGGCATCGCCCTCACCACCGTCCCGCAGCCCGCGGGCACCAAGCGCGCGGTCAACCTGGTCGGCCCGGACGGCCGGCGCCTGTCGCTGTACGACAACAGCCGCGGGCGCCCGGACGACCGCTTCCCGGCGGACACCCTGCGCGCCCTGGCCGCCGCGAGCCGCCACGCGCACGTGTCCATCACCCACCCCTGTGCCGAGGCCCTGCCCGTCCTGCGCGAGGCGGGCGTCGGCATCTCCACCGACCTGCACAACTGGGACGGGGAGAACCCCTACCACGAGGCCTTCGCCCGGGAGGCGGACGTCGTCTTCGTCTCGGTGGCCGCGCTGGCCGACCCGGAGGCCACCATGCGCCGCATCGCCGAGCGGGGCCGCGCCGAAGTCGTCGTCGCCACGGCCGGCGCGAAGGGCGCCCAGCTGCTCGCCGACGGCGAGATCACCCATGTCCCGGCCGCCGTGCCCCCGGGACCGGTGGTCGACTCCAACGGCGCGGGCGACGCCTTCGCGGCCGCCTTCCTCTTCGGCCGCCTGAGCGGCGAACCGCCCCTGCGGTGCGCCGGGTTCGGCGCGCTGGCCGGGGCGTACGCGTGCACGGTGCCCGCCACGCAGAGCGCCGCGCTGCCGCGTGACGCGCTCCTGGCCCGGGCCGCGGCCAGCGGCCGGTAG
- a CDS encoding plasmid stabilization protein yields the protein MPRGSSPERERQYEHIKESAQDRGASAGRAEEIAARTVNKERARSGESKTAGRTSTQDMSSGERGGRRSGKGSQGPTYDQLYEEARRRGVKGRSDMNKSRLQQALGDKG from the coding sequence ATGCCACGCGGTTCCAGCCCCGAGCGGGAGCGCCAGTACGAGCACATCAAGGAAAGCGCGCAGGACCGGGGAGCGAGCGCCGGCCGCGCCGAGGAGATCGCCGCCCGGACGGTGAACAAGGAACGGGCCAGGTCCGGCGAGTCGAAGACCGCCGGCCGTACCTCTACGCAGGACATGTCCTCCGGCGAGCGGGGCGGACGGCGGTCCGGGAAGGGTTCCCAGGGGCCCACCTACGACCAGCTCTACGAGGAGGCCAGGCGGCGGGGCGTCAAGGGTCGCTCGGACATGAACAAGAGCCGGCTCCAGCAGGCGCTCGGCGACAAGGGCTGA
- a CDS encoding acetyl-CoA C-acetyltransferase: MSTEAYVYDAIRTPRGRGKADGGLHGTKPIDLVVGLIHELRGRFPGLDPAAIDDIVLGVVGPVGDQGSDIARIAALAAGLPDTVAGVQENRFCASGLEAVNLAATKVRSGWEDLVLAGGVESMSRVPMASDGGAWFNDPMTNLSVNFVPQGIGADLIATVEGFSRRDVDEYAALSQERAATAWKEGRFDRSVVPVKDRSGLVVLDHDEHPRPGTTADSLGRLKPSFADIGELGGFDAVALQKYHWVEKIDHVHHAGNSSGIVDGASLVAIGSKEVGERYGLTPRARIVSAAVSGSEPTIMLTGPAPATRKALAKAGLTIDDIDLVEINEAFAAVVLRFVKDMGLSLDKVNVNGGAIALGHPLGATGAMILGTLVDELERRDKRYGLATLCVGGGMGIATVVERV, translated from the coding sequence GTGAGCACCGAAGCGTACGTGTACGACGCGATCCGCACCCCGCGCGGGCGCGGCAAGGCCGACGGCGGCCTGCACGGCACGAAGCCGATCGACCTCGTCGTCGGCCTCATCCACGAGCTGCGCGGCCGTTTCCCCGGCCTCGACCCGGCCGCCATCGACGACATCGTGCTCGGCGTGGTCGGTCCCGTGGGCGACCAGGGCTCCGACATCGCGCGCATCGCCGCCCTCGCGGCCGGTCTGCCGGACACCGTGGCCGGCGTGCAGGAGAACCGCTTCTGCGCCTCGGGTCTGGAGGCCGTCAACCTGGCCGCGACGAAGGTCCGATCGGGCTGGGAGGACCTCGTCCTGGCGGGCGGGGTGGAGTCGATGTCCCGGGTGCCGATGGCCTCGGACGGCGGAGCCTGGTTCAACGACCCGATGACGAACCTGTCCGTCAACTTCGTGCCGCAGGGCATCGGGGCCGACCTCATCGCCACCGTCGAGGGCTTCTCCCGGCGTGACGTCGACGAGTACGCGGCCCTGTCGCAGGAGCGGGCGGCGACGGCCTGGAAGGAGGGCCGCTTCGACCGCTCCGTGGTGCCCGTGAAGGACCGCAGCGGCCTGGTCGTCCTCGACCACGACGAGCACCCGCGGCCCGGCACCACCGCCGACTCGCTCGGCAGGCTGAAGCCGTCCTTCGCCGACATCGGCGAACTGGGCGGATTCGACGCGGTCGCGCTCCAGAAGTACCACTGGGTGGAGAAGATCGACCACGTCCACCACGCGGGCAACTCCTCCGGCATCGTCGACGGCGCCTCCCTGGTCGCCATCGGCTCCAAGGAGGTCGGCGAGCGGTACGGGCTCACCCCCCGCGCGCGGATCGTCTCCGCCGCGGTCTCCGGCTCCGAGCCGACGATCATGCTCACCGGCCCCGCGCCCGCCACCCGCAAGGCCCTCGCCAAGGCCGGTCTGACCATCGACGACATCGACCTGGTGGAGATCAACGAGGCGTTCGCCGCGGTCGTCCTGCGCTTCGTCAAGGACATGGGCCTGTCCCTGGACAAGGTCAACGTCAACGGTGGCGCCATCGCCCTCGGCCACCCGCTCGGCGCCACCGGCGCGATGATCCTCGGCACGCTGGTCGACGAACTGGAGCGCCGGGACAAGCGGTACGGCCTCGCCACCCTCTGCGTCGGCGGCGGCATGGGCATCGCCACCGTCGTCGAGCGCGTCTGA
- a CDS encoding macro domain-containing protein, which produces MPEITYVRGDATVPSVKGAKVIAHVCNDLGGWGKGFVLALSRRWPEPEAAYRAWHRGRASNDFALGALQLVRVQQDVWVANMIGQHGTRTGSKGVPVRYPAVDTALARLADHAISLGASVHMPRIGCGLAGGKWSRVEPLVTGRLVERGVAVTVYDHGEG; this is translated from the coding sequence ATGCCGGAGATCACGTACGTCCGGGGCGACGCCACCGTCCCGTCGGTGAAGGGCGCCAAGGTGATCGCCCACGTCTGCAACGACCTCGGGGGATGGGGCAAGGGGTTCGTCCTGGCGCTCTCCCGCCGCTGGCCGGAGCCCGAGGCCGCCTACCGCGCCTGGCACCGCGGGCGCGCCTCGAACGACTTCGCCCTGGGCGCCCTCCAACTCGTCCGGGTCCAGCAGGACGTCTGGGTCGCCAACATGATCGGACAGCACGGCACCCGGACGGGCAGCAAGGGGGTTCCCGTGCGCTACCCGGCCGTCGACACGGCCCTGGCCCGCCTCGCCGACCACGCGATCTCCCTCGGCGCGTCGGTGCACATGCCCCGGATAGGCTGCGGGCTGGCCGGTGGCAAGTGGTCCCGCGTCGAACCGCTCGTCACCGGGCGGCTGGTGGAGCGGGGCGTGGCGGTCACGGTGTACGACCACGGGGAGGGGTAG
- a CDS encoding 3-hydroxyacyl-CoA dehydrogenase NAD-binding domain-containing protein codes for MTQSTTIRWEQDRTGLVTLVLDDPDQSANTMNAAFRASLAAVTDRLEAEKDSVRGVILTSAKKTFFAGGDLRDLIRVTPGTAQELLDGGLEIKRHLRRIETLGKPVVAALNGAALGGGYELALACHHRVALDAPGSKIGCPEVTLGLLPGGGGVVRTVRLLGITDALLKVLLKGTKYSPRRALENGLVDEVADSPDDLLAKARAFIDAHPESQQPWDRPGYRIPGGTPSNPRFAANLPAFPASLRKETNGAPYPAPRSILAAAVEGAQVDFETAQVIEARYFVELAAGQTSKNMIQAFFFDLQAVNSGVSRPKGVAPRQVRRVAVLGAGMMGAGIAYSCARAGIDVVLKDVSLEAAVKGRGYSEKLCAKAVARGRTTQEKADALLARITPTADPQDLAGCDAVIEAVFEDTSLKHKVFQEIEQVVAPDALLCSNTSTLPITALAEGVQRQDDFIGLHFFSPVDKMPLVEIIKGERTGDEALARAFDLVRQIRKTPIVVNDSRGFFTSRVIGHFINEGVAMVGEGIEPASVEQAAAQAGYPAKVLSLMDELTLTLPRKIRNESRRAVEEAGGVWPGHPAEAVIDRMVDEFGRTGRSGGAGFYEYGEDGARAGLWPGLREHFTRADARIPFRDMQERMLFAEALDTVKLLEEGVLTSVADANIGSLLGIGFPGWTGGVLQYINGYQGEDGVGTGLPGFVARARQLAERYGDRFTPPALLVDKAEKGETFTDGR; via the coding sequence ATGACACAGAGCACCACCATCCGCTGGGAACAGGACCGCACCGGGCTCGTCACCCTCGTCCTCGACGACCCCGACCAGTCCGCGAACACCATGAACGCGGCCTTCCGCGCCTCCCTCGCCGCGGTCACCGACCGCCTGGAGGCCGAGAAGGACTCCGTCCGGGGTGTCATCCTCACGTCCGCGAAGAAGACCTTCTTCGCGGGCGGCGACCTGCGCGACCTCATCCGCGTCACCCCCGGCACGGCCCAGGAACTGCTGGACGGCGGGCTGGAGATCAAGCGCCACCTCCGCCGCATCGAGACCCTCGGCAAGCCCGTCGTCGCCGCCCTGAACGGCGCGGCCCTCGGCGGCGGCTACGAGCTGGCCCTCGCCTGCCACCACCGCGTCGCCCTGGACGCGCCCGGTTCGAAGATCGGCTGCCCCGAGGTCACCCTCGGCCTGCTGCCCGGGGGCGGCGGCGTCGTACGCACCGTCCGGCTGCTGGGCATCACCGACGCGCTCCTGAAGGTCCTCCTCAAGGGCACCAAGTACAGCCCGCGGCGGGCCCTGGAGAACGGCCTCGTCGACGAGGTCGCCGACTCGCCCGACGACCTGCTGGCCAAGGCCCGTGCCTTCATCGACGCCCACCCCGAGTCGCAGCAGCCCTGGGACCGGCCGGGCTACCGCATCCCCGGCGGCACCCCGTCGAACCCCCGGTTCGCCGCCAACCTGCCCGCCTTCCCGGCCAGTCTGCGCAAGGAGACCAACGGCGCCCCCTACCCGGCGCCGCGCAGCATCCTCGCCGCGGCCGTCGAGGGCGCCCAGGTGGACTTCGAGACCGCCCAGGTCATCGAGGCCCGCTACTTCGTCGAGCTGGCCGCCGGACAGACGTCGAAGAACATGATCCAGGCGTTCTTCTTCGACCTCCAGGCCGTCAACTCCGGCGTCAGCCGCCCCAAGGGCGTCGCACCCCGCCAGGTGCGCAGGGTGGCCGTCCTCGGCGCCGGGATGATGGGAGCGGGCATCGCCTACTCGTGCGCCCGCGCCGGCATCGACGTCGTCCTCAAGGACGTCTCCCTGGAGGCCGCCGTCAAGGGCCGGGGCTACTCCGAGAAGCTGTGCGCCAAGGCCGTGGCCCGGGGCCGTACGACCCAGGAGAAGGCCGACGCGCTGCTCGCCCGCATCACGCCCACCGCGGACCCCCAGGACCTGGCCGGCTGCGACGCGGTGATCGAGGCCGTCTTCGAGGACACCTCCCTCAAGCACAAGGTGTTCCAGGAGATCGAGCAGGTCGTCGCCCCGGACGCCCTGCTGTGCTCCAACACCTCCACCCTGCCGATCACGGCCCTCGCCGAGGGCGTCCAGCGCCAGGACGACTTCATCGGACTGCACTTCTTCTCGCCCGTGGACAAGATGCCGCTCGTCGAGATCATCAAGGGCGAGCGCACCGGCGACGAGGCGCTCGCGCGCGCCTTCGACCTGGTCCGCCAGATCAGGAAGACGCCGATCGTCGTCAACGACTCGCGCGGCTTCTTCACCTCACGGGTGATCGGCCACTTCATCAACGAGGGCGTGGCCATGGTCGGCGAGGGCATCGAGCCCGCGTCGGTGGAGCAGGCGGCCGCGCAGGCGGGCTACCCGGCCAAGGTCCTGTCCCTGATGGACGAACTCACGCTCACCCTCCCGCGCAAGATCCGCAACGAGTCCCGCAGGGCCGTGGAGGAGGCGGGCGGTGTCTGGCCGGGGCACCCCGCGGAGGCCGTCATCGACCGCATGGTCGACGAGTTCGGCCGCACCGGCCGCAGCGGCGGAGCCGGCTTCTACGAGTACGGCGAGGACGGCGCGCGGGCCGGGCTCTGGCCGGGCCTGCGCGAGCACTTCACGCGCGCGGACGCCCGGATCCCCTTCCGGGACATGCAGGAACGGATGCTGTTCGCCGAGGCCCTCGACACCGTCAAGCTCCTCGAGGAGGGCGTCCTGACCTCCGTCGCGGACGCCAACATCGGCTCGCTCCTCGGCATCGGCTTCCCCGGCTGGACCGGCGGGGTCCTCCAGTACATCAACGGCTACCAGGGCGAGGACGGGGTGGGCACCGGGCTCCCCGGATTCGTGGCACGCGCGCGTCAGCTCGCCGAGCGCTACGGCGACCGCTTCACCCCGCCCGCGCTGCTGGTCGACAAGGCGGAGAAGGGCGAGACCTTCACCGACGGCCGCTGA